One genomic region from Equus asinus isolate D_3611 breed Donkey chromosome 10, EquAss-T2T_v2, whole genome shotgun sequence encodes:
- the IQCN gene encoding IQ domain-containing protein N, with protein sequence MKQATQLQLSPNGQSCYQLQLVPSLQDKAGTSYPQPQQELPLSRETLLPQLDKDKTAPHRMPRLRAVVESQAFKNVLVDEMDMMLSRAATLIQANWRGYRLRQKLISQMTAAKAIQEAWRRFSTRRLLRSGKMVEKKVNLEEGDIPYHPPQQVRFQPLEEAKSLPAQPVMVSRETQFPSSDSLAACAHQLALLQSQGTPQPDVQAPGVTGGPGITFLPQQTITIRLPCPVSPDAKSQPCLMTRTVRSTCLVHHVEGDMMKTKQVISRANKAGASGPPFGKCAQAAHGPLKTQPQTPAEAEVLRAPAQRGPVPVMTKTPPQPCPAATMTKTPPQPCPAATMTKTPPQPCPAATMTKTPPQPFPAAMMTKTPPQPFPAATMTKTPPQPYPAATMTKTPPQPYPAATMTKTPPQPCPAAAMTKTPPQPCPAATMTKTPPQPCTVPTVTITKTPPQMYLAAPMTKTPPQTYPAAPLTKTPPQMSPAATMTKTPPQISPAATMTKTPLQSCLAAMINKTLLQMYPAAMMTKTSPQPCPVPTVTITKTPTQVYPVAPMTKIPPQTYPRGVMTKIPPQPGPAAPMTKTPAQMQPTASMTNTSPQTRPVAMMTKTPPQTCPMASMIKPPTQTRPAAMITKTPPQMYPMDTMTKTPLQTCPAVAKTPSQMLSGAAVTKTPPQTRLTAMITKTPAQLRSVAAILKTLCLPPPAAPPPAGVAAAIPNTSSHASLDGAKARAVANTRQAAGMVKVSSHSYLTEGKVKCFPPPALGAVAPKAPARPPLEAEKIKAFPQKQGKTETARNTSAAAEMPRAPSWAKVAEDGSKAHLRMDIRKVQSQVYVPVEMAVALPQAQVATRVSTASCQTYPPAKLTKAQSLAHLDTCLTKVQAQARPANGAVKVQSQVHLPAGLSTAPSQAQMVSETAKCFHAAHQPAELSSKTQSQPLLAGFKASTQPCQHVGTLGTLPRAKLEDRLTQLPPHSCAQGKATQGPRQGAFETQSLPVPLLASAGHSTCNVESWGDSVAARAQPSLASPAIPCQEELAASQLASLCAELAALLGSQEDIRALLARALSQGEARAALNQALSSDVLGSTVAKALSPGMLGTALVKVLSWSKLDIALSHTMSWGELQAKLTKATQGKVVDALSKALTEEEHAALSQALCQGELGAILSQPLSQAALRTGAGLPKAATKMMRSGMTVMPSPMEVDRRESPVATCGPILSPGRPQPSKVRVLSAGVWEGFVTGWPTRLLEGMGDGAGIMGSPCSSVVSVGASLTRRVITTIYQHPLAAALDPTLSREMGPSRDSSLQLYLNLEVSEENVCPHPVVLELASDLNPVANDTGPNLPRSPHLQPPPSVWQPLIANGVGPSTSQPSVASGTALSSHNPHVVSRVASRPWASSGQGRVAPGQFLSTVGNGRANQSHQCATAHGGSACWCQSSGVGRVPPSVYRPSMAKGPQQPSMVPEEDMQRTQSPNHKRASLGTRDVINKVTSSPQRAATVSKVSSTQPRTHKACDVIPLLLPGSVAPARRQAPKTQADASPSQASPGSPLASHLLHMATSGQERNRMQATVSSMHCPQGLLMGPTLRKLVASLPQGSDDDLARSFSQGSTDYSPNMSDSQSSLCTCSLHSMSASSVASLTSVHLVEEESWEASSHKDLLLDGSLSGEAMERPLELEDVEETEIVGHRHMIPNLHQQSPAASEPTPTLYHSSVSSHMTLGVHWGSDGQDDRDMSLGQSSMGPKESLSQKPDRTGLTRSLSSGNVVPTIYQQPSVARRLTPSLLQPSVASKVAPTPGQPSLASGVTLSLSNSSKANGVAPTLGRTSITSRAAPSLGQPSRTSGVAPTLGRTSMISGVAPRLAQPSVTSGVAPSLGRTSMTSGVVPRLAQPSMTSSMAPSLGRTSMTSGVAPRLAQASVTSGVASRLAQPSVTSGVALSLGRTSMTSGVAPSLAQPSMTCGVAPRLAQPSVTSGVAPSLAQPSVTSGVAPTLGRTSMTSGVAPRLAQPSVTSGVAPSLAQPSVTSRVAPSLAQPSVTSGVAPTLGRTSMTSGVAPSLAQPSVTSGVAPSLAQPSVTSGVALSLGRTSMTSGVAPRLAQPSVTSGVAPSLAQPSVTSGVAPSLTQPSVTSGVAPSLAQPSVTSGVAPSLAQPSVTSGVALSLGRTSMTSGVAPRLAQPSVTSGVAPSLAQPSVTSGVAPSLAQPSVTSGVAPTLGRTSMTSGVAPSQPQPSVTSGLAPRLAQPSVTSGVAPSLTQPSVTSGVAPSLAQPSMTCGVAPRLAQPSVTSEVAPSLAQPSMTCGVAPRLAQPSVTSGVALSLGRTSMTSGVAPRLAQPSVTSGVAPSLAQPSVTSRVVPSLAQPSVTSGVAPSLAQPSVTSGVAPTLDRTSMTSGVAPSQPQPSVTSGLAPRLAQPSVTSGVAPSLAQLSMTCGAAPSLAQPLMTSGVAPSLAQPSVTSGVAPSLAQPSVTSGVAPRLGQPSVATLLAFRGSQPPVISGKGGALSQPSWAPGVSSNALSSRVNAVAPSPCHSSFVSEVTSSAPYPCVTSSMGQALSQPFVAPGLGPCQDPLTARGEAPHLWAPEFCEVSLGFCQPLSVGGRCPTVTEHPSAAPSAPVLHQACMARGEDSDSGQASSVCQGIVFRDMAACIPQGAVAAGMFPRMAPGTLAAGMFLSVSQGPMCPGMTGSMCQRRVMTGMSPDQSQVVSGTAPMAAPAAVADAPLGHEQASEVGPGCSLASLLCGLAMSPSKSLASGGPGTSQGHVDLPTSLDHQCPPVPTVAASGYQQVYDFSWEPGMGIASGLAPCSVASRMTTAVTLGTVVSGVAPSLLPGYTVNGVVQPLPPGAMVSGMIRTLPLASVASGASPSLSVAPEAGGKRRDLPGGPSASLTALSLPQGSEASAPPGSVASSAVPASMVGGLNQGLALGPMASAACLPSAAGSMAPSLLQGSMLVETTPQLYQEALAGEGSTVPFQASHATSLAQVHPQASEAGGPARGVHQVPTVLQRASQLHQALGVAPSETTDGQAMMKPQDLYEAVSQVSVSSEQSVVLEDTPWMGDSPLATEIDHGREFLVEDGTLPNGQRPLLEEVVPSQAKSMTSGMAPVPPQPSSFAKHSIGGSVTPILQQPISWGAPSSHFVAASRVPSVQMGSVKGTGAPLAHQQSSVAHIIPQSHSYGIQASPTVSGSPKPACGSTVASSLHLGSVAGMGTPSTSRSGAFSVASAVPPYPSMASRAASGGLQMEAVPSAPRKPVSGDVAQNSHHGFLSSRKSYRSVHGKLVSEMPDDSLAKIVQEQAFRSAQEGPKYSTGPPLAPPPIIRTGQVAHNAAAPRLHLGRRRVSLGYESSPSGSRRPLCSHESLLGSQDFHSAVAPVDSHRASLTPAVLQGPMEAGVAGGQVWNSAVPSVAAGPMNSAAAPGGVWEPARATVPWDAVGSQVVADPRQSGELVVSVQDMEKIISQAVVTIQACARGYLVRRTIRVWHQWAIVIQAAWRGYRVRQELARLSRAAIVIQATWRGFCTRRGRAQQTLQPGTWAEMGGGTRTTSDHRCFQSCQPHVCALCQSLSPGLGSPPSVVMLVGSSPRTCHMCGQSLPTRVVHGTGQGSSSQAGTPWDCASQPVTPSLQQSHLQNKAATTIQSGWRGFLVRRRLRQQQGAAKMLQATWRGHSARSSLTTDALLGPAAWDNPQHTQWPGV encoded by the coding sequence ATGAAGCAAGCAACACAGTTACAGTTGTCACCCAATGGGCAGAGCTGTTACCAGCTCCAGCTCGTCCCCAGTCTCCAAGACAAAGCAGGGACATCATATCCACAGCCCCAGCAGGAGCTGCCTTTGTCCAGGGAGACCCTTCTGCCACAGCTGGACAAGGACAAGACGGCGCCTCACCGTATGCCACGCCTCCGGGCTGTGGTTGAGAGCCAGGCCTTCAAGAATGTCCTGGTGGATGAGATGGACATGATGCTGTCCCGCGCAGCCACCCTCATCCAAGCCAACTGGAGAGGCTACCGGCTCCGGCAGAAGCTGATCTCCCAGATGACAGCAGCGAAGGCCATCCAGGAGGCCTGGCGACGCTTCAGCACCAGGCGCCTCCTCCGGTCCGGCAAGATGGTGGAGAAAAAAGTTAACCTGGAAGAAGGGGACATCCCTTACCACCCCCCACAGCAGGTGCGCTTCCAGCCCCTGGAGGAGGCCAAGTCCCTCCCGGCCCAGCCCGTTATGGTGAGCAGGGAGACTCAGTTCCCTTCCTCCGACAGCCTGGCTGCCTGCGCCCACCAGCTGGCCCTGCTGCAGTCCCAGGGCACTCCACAGCCTGACGTGCAGGCTCCTGGTGTTACGGGTGGCCCAGGGATCACCTTCCTGCCACAGCAAACCATCACCATCAGGCTTCCATGTCCAGTGAGTCCAGATGCAAAGAGCCAGCCATGCTTGATGACAAGAACCGTCAGAAGCACCTGCCTCGTCCACCACGTAGAAGGGGACATGATGAAGACCAAGCAAGTAATTTCCAGAGCTAATAAGGCAGGAGCCTCGGGGCCACCGTTCGGAAAGTGTGCCCAGGCAGCTCATGGGCCTCTCAAGACCCAGCCTCAGACCCCCGCAGAAGCAGAGGTCCTCAGAGCCCCAGCGCAGAGAGGCCCAGTGCCTGTGATGACCAAGACCCCACCCCAGCCGTGTCCAGCAGCTACGATGACCAAGACCCCACCCCAGCCGTGTCCAGCAGCTACGATGACCAAGACCCCACCCCAGCCGTGTCCAGCAGCTACGATGACCAAGACCCCACCCCAGCCGTTTCCAGCAGCTATGATGACCAAGACCCCACCCCAGCCGTTTCCAGCAGCTACGATGACCAAGACCCCACCCCAGCCGTATCCAGCAGCTACGATGACCAAGACCCCACCCCAGCCGTATCCAGCAGCTACGATGACCAAGACCCCACCCCAGCCGTGTCCAGCAGCTGCGATGACCAAGACCCCACCCCAGCCGTGTCCAGCAGCTACGATGACCAAGACCCCACCTCAGCCATGCACAGTGCCCACGGTAACAATAACCAAGACCCCACCCCAGATGTACCTGGCGGCCCCGATGACCAAGACCCCGCCCCAGACGTACCCAGCAGCCCCATTGACCAAGACCCCACCCCAGATGAGCCCGGCAGCCACGATGACCAAGACTCCACCCCAGATAAGCCCGGCAGCCACAATGACCAAGACCCCACTCCAGTCGTGCCTGGCAGCCATGATTAACAAGACCCTACTGCAGATGTACCCAGCAGCCATGATGACCAAGACCTCACCCCAGCCATGCCCAGTACCCACGGTAACAATAACCAAGACCCCAACTCAGGTGTATCCAGTGGCCCCAATGACCAAGATCCCACCCCAGACATATCCACGAGGCGTGATGACCAAGATCCCACCCCAGCCTGGTCCGGCTGCTCCGATGACCAAGACTCCAGCCCAGATGCAACCAACAGCCTCAATGACCAACACTTCACCCCAGACACGACCGGTCGCTATGATGACCAAGACCCCGCCCCAGACGTGCCCCATGGCCTCAATGATCAAGCCCCCAACCCAGACACGACCAGCAGCCATGATAACCAAGACCCCGCCCCAGATGTACCCCATGGACACAATGACCAAGACCCCACTGCAGACGTGTCCAGCGGTGGCCAAGACTCCATCTCAGATGCTCTCGGGAGCCGCAGTGACCAAGACACCTCCCCAGACGCGCCTGACAGCCATGATAACCAAGACCCCAGCCCAGTTACGCTCGGTGGCCGCCATCCTCAAGACCTTGTGTCTGCCCCCTCCGGCAGCTCCGCCTCCAGCAGGAGTGGCAGCTGCCATTCCCAACACCTCATCCCACGCATCTCTGGATGGAGCAAAGGCCAGGGCTGTGGCAAACACACGGCAGGCGGCGGGCATGGTCAAGGTCTCGTCCCACTCGTACTTGACTGAGGGAAAGGTGAAATGCTTCCCCCCACCTGCCCTGGGGGCTGTGGCTCCCAAGGCTCCAGCCAGGCCTCCTCTGGAAGCCGAGAAGATTAAGGCCTTCCCCCAGAAACAGGGGAAAACGGAAACAGCACGTAACACAAGTGCGGCCGCGGAAATGCCCAGGGCTCCCTCCTGGGCCAAGGTGGCCGAGGATGGGAGCAAGGCACACCTGAGGATGGACATCAGGAAGGTCCAGTCCCAGGTGTATGTGCCTGTAGAAATGGCCGTGGCCCTGCCGCAGGCACAGGTGGCCACACGTGTGAGCACAGCCTCGTGCCAGACGTACCCGCCTGCCAAGCTGACCAAGGCCCAGTCTCTGGCGCACCTGGACACCTGTCTGACCAAGGTGCAGGCCCAGGCGCGTCCGGCCAACGGGGCCGTCAAGGTCCAGTCCCAAGTGCATCTGCCCGCGGGGCTGAGCACGGCCCCGTCGCAGGCCCAGATGGTCTCGGAAACGGCCAAATGCTTCCACGCAGCCCACCAGCCTGCTGAGCTCAGCAGCAAGACGCAATCGCAGCCACTCCTGGCGGGGTTCAAGGCCTCCACCCAGCCCTGCCAGCATGTCGGCACCCTTGGCACTCTGCCCAGAGCCAAGCTAGAGGACAGACTGACCCAGCTCCCGCCCCACAGCTGCGCCCAGGGCAAGGCCACCCAGGGCCCACGCCAGGGGGCCTTCGAGACCCAGAGCTTGCCAGTGCCTCTGCTGGCATCTGCCGGACACTCCACGTGCAACGTTGAATCCTGGGGTGACAGCGTGGCCGCCCGGGCCCAGCCATCACTGGCCAGCCCGGCCATACCCTGCCAGGAGGAGCTAGCAGCCTCCCAGCTTGCCTCTCTGTGCGCTGAGCTGGCCGCCCTGCTGGGCTCCCAGGAAGACATCCGTGCCCTGCTGGCCCGAGCGCTCTCCCAGGGGGAAGCGAGGGCAGCCCTGAATCAGGCCCTGTCCAGCGATGTGCTGGGCTCCACGGTGGCCAAGGCCCTGTCCCCAGGCATGCTGGGCACGGCGCTGGTGAAGGTGCTGTCCTGGAGCAAGCTGGACATAGCCCTGTCCCACACCATGTCCTGGGGTGAACTGCAGGCAAAACTCACTAAGGCCACGCAGGGCAAAGTGGTGGATGCGCTCAGCAAGGCCCTGACGGAGGAGGAGCACGCCGccctgagccaggccctgtgccagggcGAGCTGGGTGCCATCCTGAGCCAGCCTTTGTCTCAGGCGGCCCTGAGGACTGGAGCCGGCCTCCCCAAGGCGGCCACAAAAATGATGAGAAGCGGGATGACTGTGATGCCCTCCCCGATGGAGGTGGACCGGAGGGAGAGCCCAGTGGCCACATGCGGGCCCATCCTCAGCCCTGGGAGACCACAGCCCAGCAAGGTCAGGGTTCTCTCGGCCGGGGTCTGGGAGGGCTTTGTCACAGGCTGGCCCACCAGGCTCTTggaggggatgggggatggggccGGGATCATGGGGTCACCCTGCTCATCGGTGGTCTCTGTGGGAGCCTCCCTCACCAGGAGGGTGATCACCACCATTTATCAGCATCCCCTGGCCGCTGCCCTGGACCCCACTCTGTCACGGGAGATGGGGCCCAGCAGGGACTCCTCTTTACAGCTATATCTGAACCTGGAGGTCAGTGAGGAAAATGTGTGCCCTCACCCAGTGGTCCTTGAATTGGCATCAGATCTCAACCCAGTGGCGAATGACACGGGCCCCAATTTGCCCAGGTCACCCCACCTGCAGCCTCCCCCTAGTGTGTGGCAGCCGCTCATTGCCAATGGCGTGGGCCCAAGCACCAGCCAGCCATCAGTGGCCAGTGGCACGGCCCTGAGCTCCCACAATCCACACGTGGTCAGCAGGGTGGCCTCACGCCCGTGGGCGTCGtcggggcagggcagggtggcCCCGGGCCAGTTTCTCAGCACTGTGGGTAATGGGAGGGCCAACCAGTCTCACCAGTGTGCCACTGCCCATGGGGGTTCTGCTTGTTGGTGTCAGTCCTCTGGGGTCGGCAGGGTGCCCCCCAGTGTGTATCGACCCTCAATGGCCAAAGGTCCACAACAGCCATCCATGGTCCCTGAGGAGGATATGCAGAGGACTCAGTCCCCAAATCATAAACGGGCCTCCCTGGGCACTAGGGATGTGATCAACAAGGTGACCTCAAGTCCACAGAGGGCTGCCACGGTGAGCAAAGTGTCCTCAACCCAACCACGGACCCACAAGGCCTGTGACGTAATCCCACTTCTCCTGCCTGGTTCCGTGGCTCCTGCTCGCCGCCAGGCACCCAAGACTCAGGCAGATGCCAGTCCATCCCAAGCCTCCCCAGGCAGTCCGTTGGCCTCCCACCTTCTCCATATGGCCACCTCTGGGCAGGAGAGGAATCGAATGCAGGCTACCGTTTCCAGCATGCACTGCCCACAGGGGCTGCTGATGGGCCCCACACTCAGGAAACTGGTGGCCAGTTTGCCACAGGGTTCAGACGATGACTTAGCCAGAAGCTTCTCCCAAGGCTCCACGGACTACAGCCCAAACATGAGTGACTCCCAGAGCTCATTGTGCACCTGCAGCTTGCACAGCATGTCCGCCAGCTCCGTGGCCAGCCTGACCTCTGTCCACCTGGTGGAAGAGGAGTCCTGGGAGGCCAGCTCGCACAAGGACCTCCTTCTAGATGGTTCCCTCTCTGGGGAGGCCATGGAAAGGCCCCTGGAGCTTGAGGATGTGGAAGAGACCGAGATAGTGGGCCATAGGCACATGATCCCAAACCTCCACCAACAGTCCCCCGCAGCCTCAGAGCCGACCCCCACTCTGTACCACAGCTCAGTGTCCAGTCACATGACCTTGGGTGTCCACTGGGGCTCAGATGGTCAAGATGACAGGGATATGTCCTTAGGCCAAAGCTCCATGGGTCCGAAAGAGAGCTTGTCCCAGAAACCCGACAGGACAGGGCTGACAAGAAGTCTGTCTTCAGGTAATGTGGTCCCTACCATTTATCAGCAGCCATCTGTGGCCAGGAGGTTGACTCCAAGCCTATTGCAGCCATCAGTAGCAAGTAAGGTGGCCCCAACCCCAGGCCAGCCTTCTCTGGCCAGTGGGGTCACCCTCAGCCTATCCAATTCATCTAAGGCCAATGGGGTGGCCCCCACCCTAGGCCGGACATCTATAACCAGTAGGGCGGCCCCCAGCCTAGGCCAGCCATCTCGAACTAGTGGAGTGGCCCCCACACTAGGCCGGACATCTATGATCAGTGGGGTGGCCCCCAGACTAGCCCAGCCATCAGTGACCAGTGGGGTGGCCCCCAGCCTAGGCCGGACATCGATGACCAGTGGGGTGGTCCCCAGACTAGCCCAGCCATCGATGACCAGTAGCATGGCCCCCAGCCTAGGCCGGACATCTATGACCAGTGGGGTGGCCCCCAGACTAGCCCAGGCATCAGTGACCAGTGGGGTGGCCTCTAGACTAGCCCAGCCATCAGTGACCAGTGGGGTGGCCCTCAGCCTAGGCCGGACATCGATGACCAGTGGGGTGGCCCCCAGCCTAGCCCAGCCATCGATGACGTGTGGGGTGGCCCCCAGACTAGCCCAGCCATCAGTGACCAGTGGGGTGGCCCCCAGCCTCGCCCAGCCATCAGTGACCAGTGGGGTGGCCCCCACACTAGGCCGGACATCTATGACCAGTGGGGTGGCCCCTAGACTAGCCCAGCCATCAGTGACCAGTGGGGTGGCCCCCAGCCTCGCCCAGCCATCAGTGACCAGTAGGGTGGCCCCCAGCCTCGCCCAGCCATCAGTGACCAGTGGGGTGGCCCCCACACTAGGCCGGACATCTATGACCAGTGGGGTGGCCCCCAGCCTAGCCCAGCCATCAGTGACCAGTGGGGTGGCCCCCAGCCTAGCCCAGCCATCAGTGACCAGTGGGGTGGCCCTCAGCCTAGGCCGGACATCTATGACCAGTGGGGTGGCCCCTAGACTAGCCCAGCCATCAGTGACCAGTGGGGTGGCCCCCAGCCTCGCCCAGCCATCAGTGACCAGTGGGGTGGCCCCCAGCCTCACCCAGCCATCAGTGACCAGTGGGGTGGCCCCCAGCCTCGCCCAGCCATCAGTGACCAGTGGGGTGGCCCCCAGCCTAGCCCAGCCATCAGTGACCAGTGGGGTGGCCCTCAGCCTAGGCCGGACATCTATGACCAGTGGGGTGGCCCCTAGACTAGCTCAGCCATCAGTGACCAGTGGGGTGGCCCCCAGCCTCGCCCAGCCATCAGTGACCAGTGGGGTGGCCCCCAGCCTCGCCCAGCCATCAGTGACCAGTGGGGTGGCCCCCACACTAGGCCGGACATCTATGACCAGTGGGGTGGCCCCCAGCCAACCCCAGCCATCAGTGACCAGTGGGTTGGCCCCCAGACTAGCCCAGCCATCAGTGACCAGTGGGGTGGCCCCCAGCCTCACCCAGCCATCAGTAACCAGTGGGGTGGCCCCCAGCCTAGCCCAGCCATCGATGACGTGTGGGGTGGCCCCCAGACTAGCCCAGCCATCAGTGACCAGTGAGGTGGCCCCCAGCCTAGCCCAGCCATCGATGACGTGTGGGGTGGCCCCCAGACTAGCCCAGCCATCAGTGACCAGTGGGGTGGCCCTCAGCCTAGGCCGGACATCTATGACCAGTGGGGTGGCCCCTAGACTAGCCCAGCCATCAGTGACCAGTGGGGTGGCCCCCAGCCTCGCCCAGCCATCAGTGACCAGTAGGGTGGTCCCCAGCCTCGCCCAGCCATCAGTGACCAGTGGGGTGGCCCCCAGCCTAGCCCAGCCATCAGTGACCAGTGGGGTGGCCCCCACACTAGACCGGACATCTATGACCAGTGGGGTGGCCCCCAGCCAACCCCAGCCATCAGTGACCAGTGGGTTGGCCCCCAGACTAGCCCAGCCATCAGTGACCAGTGGGGTGGCCCCCAGCCTAGCCCAGCTATCGATGACCTGTGGGGCGGCCCCTAGCCTAGCCCAGCCATTGATGACCAGTGGGGTGGCCCCCAGCCTCGCCCAGCCATCAGTGACCAGTGGGGTGGCCCCCAGCCTCGCCCAGCCATCAGTGACCAGTGGGGTGGCCCCCAGACTAGGCCAGCCATCAGTGGCCACTTTATTGGCCTTCAGAGGATCCCAGCCCCCTGTGATCAGTGGTAAGGGTGGTGCACTCAGCCAGCCAAGCTGGGCCCCTGGGGTGAGTTCAAATGCACTGTCATCAAGGGTGAACGCAGTGGCCCCTAGTCCGTGTCACTCATCATTTGTGAGTGAAGTCACCTCAAGTGCACCGTATCCGTGTGTGACTAGCAGCATGGGCCAGGCTCTGAGCCAGCCCTTTGTGGCCCCTGGGCTGGGCCCATGTCAAGATCCTCTGACGGCAAGGGGGGAAGCCCCACACCTCTGGGCCCCTGAGTTCTGCGAGGTGTCCCTGGGTTTCTGTCAGCCCCTTAGTGTCGGTGGGAGGTGCCCAACTGTAACTGAGCATCCCTCTGCCGCTCCTTCCGCCCCAGTTCTCCACCAGGCATGCATGGCCCGCGGAGAGGACTCAGATTCGGGCCAGGCAAGCAGTGTGTGTCAGGGCATTGTGTTCAGGGACATGGCTGCATGCATACCCCAGGGCGCTGTGGCTGCTGGCATGTTCCCCAGGATGGCTCCAGGGACCTTGGCTGCTGGCATGTTCCTAAGTGTGTCTCAGGGACCTATGTGTCCTGGCATGACAGGGAGCATGTGCCAGAGAAGGGTGATGACTGGAATGAGCCCAGACCAATCTCAGGTGGTCAGTGGCACGGCTCCCATGGCAGCCCCGGCCGCTGTGGCAGATGCCCCTTTGGGTCATGAACAAGCCTCAGAGGTGGGCCCTGGCTGCTCCCTGGCTTCATTGCTCTGCGGACTGGCTATGAGTCCATCCAAGTCCCTGGCCAGCGGGGGCCCCGGCACGTCTCAGGGCCATGTCGATCTTCCAACATCTTTGGACCACCAGTGTCCTCCTGTGCCCACAGTCGCTGCATCTGGTTACCAACAAGTATATGATTTCAGCTGGGAGCCTGGGATGGGCATAGCCAGTGGGCTGGCGCCATGTTCTGTAGCCAGTAGGATGACCACAGCTGTGACCCTAGGAACGGTGGTCAGTGGTGTGGCCCCCAGCCTTCTACCAGGTTATACGGTCAATGGTGTGGTTCAGCCCCTTCCTCCAGGGGCCATGGTCAGTGGCATGATCAGGACCCTGCCTCTGGCTTCTGTGGCGAGTGGGGCATCCCCTAGTCTGAGTGTAGCACCTGAGGCTGGTGGGAAGAGGCGAGATCTCCCTGGAGGACCCTCTGCCAGTCTGACTGCTCTCAGCCTGCCCCAAGGCTCTGAGGCAAGTGCCCCTCCGGGTTCTGTGGCCTCTAGTGCAGTCCCAGCATCCATGGTGGGGGGGCTGAATCAGGGCCTGGCTCTGGGGCCCATGGCTAGTGCAGCTTGTCTGCCCTCCGCGGCTGGAAGCATGGCCCCGAGCCTTCTGCAGGGCTCCATGCTCGTGGAGACCACCCCCCAGCTGTACCAGGAAGCCCTGGCTGGGGAGGGCTCTACAGTCCCCTTCCAGGCATCCCACGCCACTAGCCTGGCTCAAGTTCATCCCCAGGCCTCGGAAGCTGGTGGCCCAGCCAGGGGAGTGCACCAGGTGCCCACGGTTCTGCAAAGAGCCTCACAGTTGCACCAGGCTCTTGGGGTGGCACCTTCTGAGACCACAGATGGCCAGGCCATGATGAAGCCACAGGACCTGTACGAGGCTGTGTCCCAGGTGTCCGTGTCCAGTGAGCAGTCCGTGGTCCTTGAGGACACCCCATGGATGGGCGATAGTCCCTTGGCAACTGAAATTGACCATGGTCGTGAATTTCTTGTAGAAGACGGGACTCTTCCCAATGGCCAAAGGCCCCTGTTGGAGGAGGTGGTCCCCAGCCAAGCCAAGTCTATGACCAGTGGTATGGCCCCTGTCCCTCCCCAACCCTCAAGTTTTGCCAAGCACTCCATAGGTGGCAGTGTCACCCCAATTCTGCAGCAGCCAATCAGCTGGGGGGCCCCCAGTTCCCACTTTGTGGCTGCTAGCAGGGTCCCTAGTGTGCAGATGGGATCTGTCAAGGGCACCGGGGCCCCCTTGGCTCATCAGCAGTCGTCAGTGGCTCACATTATACCCCAGAGCCACTCCTATGGGATTCAGGCTTCTCCCACAGTCTCAGGGTCACCCAAGCCGGCCTGTGGCAGTACTGTGGCATCTAGTTTGCACCTGGGGTCTGTGGCCGGGATGGGGACCCCAAGCACTTCCAGGTCAGGTGCCTTCAGCGTGGCCTCAGCTGTGCCGCCATACCCATCCATGGCTAGCAGGGCGGCATCTGGGGGGCTCCAGATGGAAGCTGTCCCCAGTGCACCCCGGAAGCCAGTGTCTGGGGATGTGGCTCAGAACAGTCACCACGGCTTCCTTAGCTCGAGAAAATCCTACAGGTCTGTGCACGGGAAGCTCGTTTCTGAAATGCCAGATGATTCCTTGGCCAAGATTGTGCAGGAGCAGGCCTTCAGGAGTGCCCAGGAAGGTCCTAAGTATTCCACGGGGCCCCCACTGGCCCCACCGCCCATCATCCGCACCGGCCAGGTGGCCCACAACGCGGCCGCTCCTCGGCTGCACCTGGGGCGTCGGAGGGTGTCTCTGGGCTACGAGTCTTCCCCTAGCGGCTCTCGGCGGCCCCTTTGTAGCCATGAGTCACTTCTAGGGTCTCAGGATTTCCATAGCGCTGTGGCCCCTGTAGACAGTCACAGGGCATCCCTGACTCCTGCTGTCCTCCAGGGCCCCATGGAGGCTGGCGTGGCTGGTGGCCAGGTGTGGAACTCTGCTGTCCCCAGTGTAGCAGCTGGGCCCATGAACAGTGCTGCGGCCCCCGGCGGTGTGTGGGAGCCGGCCAGGGCCACCGTGCCATGGGACGCTGTGGGAAGCCAGGTGGTGGCGGATCCCAGACAGTCGGGGGAGCTGGTGGTGTCGGTGCAGGACATGGAGAAGATAATCAGCCAGGCCGTGGTCACGATCCAGGCGTGTGCACGCGGCTACCTGGTGCGCCGTACCATCAGGGTGTGGCACCAGTGGGCCATCGTCATCCAAGCTGCCTGGCGCGGCTACCGTGTGCGGCAGGAGCTGGCCCGGCTCTCCAGAGCAGCCATCGTCATCCAGGCCACGTGGCGGGGCTTCTGCACCCGCCGGGGCCGCGCCCAGCAAACGCTGCAGCCGGGCACGTGGGCCGAAATGGGTGGCGGGACCAGGACGACGTCTGACCACCGCTGCTTCCAGTCCTGCCAGCCACACGTCTGTGCCCTTTGCCAGTCACTGAGTCCTGGACTGGGGAGCCCGCCCAGCGTGGTGATGCTTGTGGGCTCCAGCCCCCGCACCTGTCACATGTGCGGCCAAAGCTTGCCCACGCGGGTGGTGCACGGCACCGGCCAGGGCTCTTCGAGCCAGGCGGGCACGCCCTGGGACTGTGCCTCGCAGCCCGTCACCCCGAGCCTCCAGCAGTCCCACCTCCAGAACAAGGCGGCCACGACCATCCAGTCAGGCTGGAGGGGCTTCCTCGTCCGCCGCAGGCTGAGACAGCAGCAGGGAGCAGCCAAGATGCTTCAAGCCACCTGGCGCGGCCACTCTGCCCGGTCTTCCCTCACCACGGATGCACTCCTGGGGCCAGCGGCCTGGGACAACCCGCAGCACACTCAGTGGCCAGGCGTCTAG